GGGCGAGGCGTACGCCCTCGAGTGCCCCAACGGTCACGGCTCCCTGCCACCGCGCCGAGTCTGTCCAGACTGCGGATCGACCGAACTCGAGGAGGTCCCGCTGCCGGATACGGGCGAAATCGAGACGTTCACCGTCACCCACGTGCCGACGCCGGCGTTCGCGGACGACGCCCCCTACGCGACGGCCATCGCCGACTTCGGTCCCGTCCGGATCACCGG
The genomic region above belongs to Natronorubrum halophilum and contains:
- a CDS encoding Zn-ribbon domain-containing OB-fold protein — protein: MSDAAEIQDAGFDDWIDAATAGEAYALECPNGHGSLPPRRVCPDCGSTELEEVPLPDTGEIETFTVTHVPTPAFADDAPYATAIADFGPVRITGQVVGIDLERVETGLEVELEITVSETTGDRVIGFSPV